The genomic region ATCGCCCGGACCTCGCGTGTCGCCGCTGGCGCGCTCGACGCTGTCCAGAAGCCAATCTTTCTGTGCGTCCGGCGCCGTATAGCGGACGTGGACCTTGCCGTTCCGCACCACCACTTCGTCGAGCACCGTTCCGGCCGGCACCAGCGGTGCGAGACGCGTCCGGATCGTCTCCGCCGACGCATACCGCCGCGCATCCTCGCGGATCCGGTTCGCCTCCAAGGCCGCAGTTTCGGCTTCGATCTCGTCGATCGGCCGCTGGAAAACATAGCGCCCGCGCATGTCGTCGGGACGCCAGGCATGCAGACCGTCGTAGAGCGGCCATTGCAGGCTGCCGGTGAACGTGCCGGTGGGAATCGGCAGATCCTTGCAACCGTCGCCGCACCAGACGGTGATGCCGACGGTGCTGATTTCGCGGGACTCGCCGATGATCGACCCATCCTCGCCGCGCGTGAGCCGGATCGGTTTGCCGTAGGCACGCGGCAGTTCCACCCAGCCGTCCCGGCACACCATCTCGCTGCCCGCACGCAGCGTCCGCACGATTTCCGCACGCGGCCCGAGTTCCGCCACGCGCCTGGCATAGGCGGCCTCACCGTTGCGCGCGATATACGCCCCGCGCCCCGGATCGCTCAGCAGGTGATACCACTCGCGATAGCGCGGCTTGTCGAACTCGCGGATCACCCCGAGCTGCTGCATCACCCGTGCATCGTCGATCAGGAAATGCCAGTCGTAGAGACCATGCGCCTTGCGCTGCACGATCAGGCCGGACACCTGTGCCGCCGGCACGCGGTTGCCGTCCTCGACGGCGAATTCCAGCAGCATCGACCCTTGGTAGGACACCCCGCGCTCACCGGGCACGTTGAACGCATAGGTGCCGCTGAGATCGGGACAGCCGACATGATCCATCCGCAATGCAGCCTTGTCCGCCCGGTCCACGTCTCCCGCCCCACCCCCGCACCCGACCAGCAACAGCACCCACCCGATCACAGCGATCCGAAACAGACCCGACATCCGACACCCCCTGCGGTTTGCGTCGGCAAACGTATCAGCGTGGCCGCGACCGCGAGCCGGCGAATCGAAAGTATCGTCGCGCTCACCTCCCGGACCATCGGTTTACGACGATGGTCGAAGGCGTGCAGACCGCCTTGAACGGCGCCGAGTGGTGCGCTGCGGCGAAGCCTCCGGGTATAATTCCGATCCTTTCGCCCGCCTGCCTTGCCGCCTCTGGATTTCCCGGCGGATCAAGCGGTTACCGTACTCTCTCCGCGCTTCCCGACATTCCGAGTGTGATCCCAGAGTGGACAGTCTCCTGAAGCAATTTGCCCGGTCCTCCCAGCTCGGCGCCAATGCCGCCTACATCGAGGACCTGTACGAACAGTATCTGGTCGCCCCCGACAGCGTCGGGCCGAAGTGGAAAACCTATTTCGATGGCATCAAGGGTCGCGACGGCGCCGATGTGCCGCACTCCGCGGTTATCGCCGCGATCGCCGAAGCCGGTCGCCAGGCCGCACGCGGCGTGGTCGTGGCCGGCGGCGGCAATGCGGTCAGCGACAGCCGCGAGTTCGCGGTCAGCAAGCTGATCGTCGCCTACCGCTCGCGCGGCCATCTCGCCGCCGAGCTCGACCCGCTGGGCATGTGGGAAAAGAGCGAAGCCCCGGATCTGGAGATCGGCTTCCACGGCCTGACCAACAACGATCTCGACACCACCTTCTCCAGCGGCGGTGCCGGCGGTCAGGCGCAGATGAAATTGCGCGATCTGGTCTCGCTGCTCAAGGCGACCTACACCGGCAGCATCGGCGCCGAATTCATGCACATCACCGACGTCGAACAGCGTCGCTGGATGTACGAGCGCCTCGAACGCGCGGGCGGCGATTTCAAGCGCAGCGACGACGACAAGCGCCGGATCCTCGAACGCCTCACCGCCGCCGAAGGCCTGGAACGCTACCTGCATACCAAATACGTTGGCCAGAAGCGCTTCTCGCTGGAAGGCGGCGATGCGCTCATTCCGCTGCTCGACGTGATGATCCGCCGCGCCGGCAACGATGGCGTGAAGGACGTGGTGCTGGGCATGGCCCATCGCGGTCGTCTCAACGTGCTGGTCAACACGCTCGGCAAACCGCCGCGCAAGCTGTTCGACGAATTCGAGGGCAAGTTCGAGCACGACGAACACGCCCACGCCGGCGACGTGAAGTACCACATGGGCTTCAGCGCCGATATCGCCACGCCGGGCGGCCCCGTGCATCTCGCCCTCGCCTTCAACCCCTCGCATCTGGAAATCGTCGACCCGGTGGTCGCCGGCAGCGTGCGTTCGCGCCAGGAGCGCCGTGGCGACAAGGCCCGCAAGCAGGTGGTGCCGATCATCATGCACGGCGACGCCGCGTTCGCCGGCCAGGGCGTGGTGATGGAACTGCTGCAGATGTCGCAGGCCCGCGGCTTCGCGGTCGGCGGCACGCTGCACATCGTGATCAACAACCAGGTCGGCTTCACCACCAGCGAACGCCAGGACGCGCGCTCGACCCTGTACTGCACCGATGTCGCCAAGATGGTCGGCGCGCCGGTGCTGCACGTGAACGGCGACGACCCGGAAGCGGTCGCGTTCTGCGCCGAGTTGGCCTTCGATTTCCGCCAGAAATTCGCCAAGGACGTGGTCATCGACCTGGTCTGCTATCGCCGCCACGGCCACAACGAAGCCGACGAACCGGCGGCGACCCAGCCGCTGATGTACCAGAACATCCGCAAGCGCAAGACCACGCGCGAGCTGTATGCCGAGCGTCTCGCCGCCAAGGGCACGCTCACCGCCGACGACGCGAAAGCGCTGGTCGATGGCTACCGCGACAAGCTTGATGCCGGCGTGGTGACCACCGAGCTGGCGCCGGCGAATCCCGATGCCTACGCGATCGACTGGCGCCCGCTGCTGGAAGGCAAACTGTCCGACCCGGTCGACACCCGGGTGCCGCGCAAGAAACTCGACGCGCTGGCGACGATCATCAACGCGCTGCCGGAAGGCGCCAGCCTGCATGCGCGCGTCGCCAAGATCTACGAAGACCGCCGCAAGATGGCTGCTGGCGAGCTGGCGGGCGACTGGGGCTTCGCCGAAAACCTCGCCTACGCCACGCTGCTCGACGAAGGCTACAAACTGCGTCTGGTCGGCCAGGACTGCGGTCGCGGCACGTTCTTCCACCGCCACGCGATCCTGCACGACCAGAAAAACGACGTCGACCACATGCCGCTGCGGCAACTGGTCAAGAATCCGGAAGACGCCACCATCATCGACTCGCTGCTCAGCGAGGAAGCGGTGATGGCGTTCGAGTACGGCTACGCCACCGCCGATCCCATGACCCTCGATATCTGGGAAGGCCAGTTCGGCGATTTCGCCAACGGCGCGCAGGTGGTGATCGACCAGTTCCTGTCTTCGGGCGAAGCCAAGTGGGGCCGGATCTGCGGTCTCGCGCTGTTCCTGCCGCACGGCTACGAAGGCCAGGGCCCCGAGCACAGCTCGGCGCGCCTGGAACGCTTCCTGCAACTGTGTGCGCTGCAGAACATGATCGTCTGCACGCCGACCACGCCAGCGCAGGCGTACCACATGATCCGCCGGCAGATGCGCATGAAGACGCGCAAACCGCTGGTGGTGATGACCCCGAAATCGCTGCTGCGCCACAAGCTTGCGGTGTCGACGCTGGACGAACTGGCGAACGGCGAATTCCAGCATCTGATCCCGGATGCCAGCGCCGATCCGAAGTCGGTCAAGCGCGTCGTGGTCTGCGGTGGCAAGGTCTATTACGATCTGCTGGAAGACGCGCAGAAACGTGGGCAGACCGATGTGGCGATCGTGCGCATCGAACAACTGTATCCGTTCCCGCGCGCCGAACTCACCGCCCAACTCAAGCACTACGCCAAGGCGACCCAGGTCGTATGGTGCCAGGAAGAGCCGCAGAACCAGGGCGCGTGGTACCAGATCCAGCATCACCTGCTCACCTGCCTGCAGGACAAGCAGCAGCTCAGCTACACCGGCCGCAGCCGCTCGCCCTCGCCCGCCGCCGGTCATTTCAACGACCACGTCGAAGAGCAGTTGCAGCTGATCGCGGACGCGCTGGTCAATCCGCTCAGCGGCGAGCACGCCGACGAATGACGCTTGCCGCCGGCGCACGCATCGATGCGCCGGTGTCCACCCATTGAAATCCACGCTGTCAGGACGCCAACCATGGCCATCGAAATCAAGGTCCCCGTTCTTCCCGAATCCGTCTCCGACGCCGTCATCGCCACTTGGCACAAGAAGGCCGGCGATGCGGTCAAACGCGACGAGAACATCGTCGACCTCGAAACCGACAAGGTCGTGCTGGAAGTCCCGTCGACCGTCGATGGCGTGATCAAGGAACTGAAGTTCGTCGAAGGCGCGACCGTGCTCAGCCAGCAGGTCATCGCGATCATCGAGGAAGGCGCCGCCGCAGCGGCTCCTGCCGTGGGAGCGGCGGAAGCCGCGAAACCGGCCGCCTCGAATGCGCCTGTCGCGGCTCCCGCCGCTCCCACAGCGGCGCCTGCAACCGCCGCCGGACTGCCGCCGGGCGCGCGCTTCGCCGCAGCGACCAGCGGTGTGGATCCCGCCGATGTGGCCGGCACCGGCCGCCGCGGCGCGGTCACCAAGGAAGACATCGTCAACTACGCCAGCGGCAAGACCGCCGGCGTGGGCGGCGGCGCCCGCCCGGAAGAGCGCGTGCCGATGACGCGCATGCGCACCCGCATCGCCGAACGCCTGATGCAGTCGAAGAACTCCATCGCCATGCTCACTTCGTTCAACGAAGTGAACCTCGCGAAAGTCATGCAGATGCGCAAGGAACTGGGCGAATCGTTCGAGAAGGCCAACGGCGTCAAGCTCGGCTTCATGAGCTTCTTCGCCAAGGCCGCCGCGAATGCGCTGCAGCGCCATCCCATCGTCAACGCCTCGGTCGACGGCAACGACGTGATCTATCACGGCTACGCCGACATCAGCATCGCGGTCGCCACCGACAAGGGTCTGGTCACGCCGGTGCTGCGCAATGTCGAACGCATGGGCTTCGCCGAGATCGAAGGCGCCATCGCCGGTTACGCCAAGGCGGCGCGCGAAGGCGGCCTGAAGCTGGAAGACCTGCAGGGCGGCACCTTCACCATCACCAACGGCGGCACCTTCGGCTCGCTGATGTCCACGCCGATCGTCAACCCGCCGCAGTCGGCGATCCTCGGCATGCACGCCATCAAGGAGCGCGCGATCGTCGAGAACGGCGTCGTGGTCGCCGCGCCGATGATGTACATCGCGATCAGCTACGACCACCGCATCATCGACGGCAAGGACGCGGTGCTGTTCCTGGTCGACATCAAGAACCAGCTGGAAAATCCGCACCGCATGCTGCTGGGCATGTGATCTTTGCTCCCCTCTCCCATCGGGAGAGGGGTTGGGGGTGAGGGTTCGGCGACACTGTCGGCGTTGCACCCCCACCACACCGTCGCACCCTCATCCGCCCTTCGGGCACCTTCTCCCAAGGGGAGAAGGAAGAGTAGGAACCCCGCAATGAGCGAACAACAAGCTAGCCAACAACAGGCATTCGACGTCATCGTCATCGGCGCCGGCCCGGCCGGTTACCACGCCGCGATCCGCGCCGCACAGCTCGGCATGAAAGTCGCGTGCATCGACGCCGCGCTGGGCAAGGACGGCAAGCCCGCGCTGGGCGGCACCTGCCTGCGCGTCGGCTGCATCCCGTCGAAAGCGCTGCTCGACTCGTCGCGCCAGTTCTGGAACATGGGCCATCTCTTCGGCGACCACGGCATTTCGTTCAAGGACGCGAAGATCGATGTCGGCGCGATGGTCGGCCGCAAGGACAAGATCGTGAAGCAGTTCACCGGCGGCATCGCGATGCTGTTCAAGGCGAACAAGGTGGCCGCATTCTACGGCTTCGCACAGCTGCAGCCGGGCAACGTCGTCAACGTGAAGCAGCACGACGGCAGCGAAGTCGTGCTCAAGGGCACCAACATCATCCTCGCCGCCGGTTCGGATTCGATCGAACTGCCGTTCGCGAAGTTCGACGGCGACGCCATCGTCGACAACGTCGGCGCGCTCGATTTCACCGAGGTGCCGAAGCGCCTCGGCGTGATCGGCGCCGGCGTGATCGGCCTCGAACTGGGCAGCGTGTGGAAGCGTCTCGGCGCCGAAGTGCTGATCCTCGAGGCGATGCCGGACTTCCTCGCCGCCGCCGATGCCGAAGCGGCGAAAACCGCGCTGAAGGAATTCAAGAAACAAGGCCTCGATATCAAGCTCGGCGCCAAGGTGAGCAAGGCCGAGGTCAAGAAGAAAGGCAAAGCCAGCGAAGTACACGTCACCTACGCCGACGCGGCGGGCGAGCAGAACGTGGTGTTCGACAAGCTGCTGGTCGCCGTGGGCCGCAAGGCCGCGAGCAAGGGCCTGCTGGCCGAAGGCACCGGCGTGCAGCTCGACGAGCGCGGCCGGATCGTGGTCGACGAGCACTGCCACACCGGCGTCGACGGCGTGTGGGCCGTCGGCGACTGCGTGCGCGGCCCGATGCTGGCGCACAAGGGCTTCG from Lysobacter sp. harbors:
- a CDS encoding 2-oxoglutarate dehydrogenase E1 component — encoded protein: MDSLLKQFARSSQLGANAAYIEDLYEQYLVAPDSVGPKWKTYFDGIKGRDGADVPHSAVIAAIAEAGRQAARGVVVAGGGNAVSDSREFAVSKLIVAYRSRGHLAAELDPLGMWEKSEAPDLEIGFHGLTNNDLDTTFSSGGAGGQAQMKLRDLVSLLKATYTGSIGAEFMHITDVEQRRWMYERLERAGGDFKRSDDDKRRILERLTAAEGLERYLHTKYVGQKRFSLEGGDALIPLLDVMIRRAGNDGVKDVVLGMAHRGRLNVLVNTLGKPPRKLFDEFEGKFEHDEHAHAGDVKYHMGFSADIATPGGPVHLALAFNPSHLEIVDPVVAGSVRSRQERRGDKARKQVVPIIMHGDAAFAGQGVVMELLQMSQARGFAVGGTLHIVINNQVGFTTSERQDARSTLYCTDVAKMVGAPVLHVNGDDPEAVAFCAELAFDFRQKFAKDVVIDLVCYRRHGHNEADEPAATQPLMYQNIRKRKTTRELYAERLAAKGTLTADDAKALVDGYRDKLDAGVVTTELAPANPDAYAIDWRPLLEGKLSDPVDTRVPRKKLDALATIINALPEGASLHARVAKIYEDRRKMAAGELAGDWGFAENLAYATLLDEGYKLRLVGQDCGRGTFFHRHAILHDQKNDVDHMPLRQLVKNPEDATIIDSLLSEEAVMAFEYGYATADPMTLDIWEGQFGDFANGAQVVIDQFLSSGEAKWGRICGLALFLPHGYEGQGPEHSSARLERFLQLCALQNMIVCTPTTPAQAYHMIRRQMRMKTRKPLVVMTPKSLLRHKLAVSTLDELANGEFQHLIPDASADPKSVKRVVVCGGKVYYDLLEDAQKRGQTDVAIVRIEQLYPFPRAELTAQLKHYAKATQVVWCQEEPQNQGAWYQIQHHLLTCLQDKQQLSYTGRSRSPSPAAGHFNDHVEEQLQLIADALVNPLSGEHADE
- the sucB gene encoding dihydrolipoyllysine-residue succinyltransferase, which translates into the protein MAIEIKVPVLPESVSDAVIATWHKKAGDAVKRDENIVDLETDKVVLEVPSTVDGVIKELKFVEGATVLSQQVIAIIEEGAAAAAPAVGAAEAAKPAASNAPVAAPAAPTAAPATAAGLPPGARFAAATSGVDPADVAGTGRRGAVTKEDIVNYASGKTAGVGGGARPEERVPMTRMRTRIAERLMQSKNSIAMLTSFNEVNLAKVMQMRKELGESFEKANGVKLGFMSFFAKAAANALQRHPIVNASVDGNDVIYHGYADISIAVATDKGLVTPVLRNVERMGFAEIEGAIAGYAKAAREGGLKLEDLQGGTFTITNGGTFGSLMSTPIVNPPQSAILGMHAIKERAIVENGVVVAAPMMYIAISYDHRIIDGKDAVLFLVDIKNQLENPHRMLLGM
- the lpdA gene encoding dihydrolipoyl dehydrogenase; this translates as MSEQQASQQQAFDVIVIGAGPAGYHAAIRAAQLGMKVACIDAALGKDGKPALGGTCLRVGCIPSKALLDSSRQFWNMGHLFGDHGISFKDAKIDVGAMVGRKDKIVKQFTGGIAMLFKANKVAAFYGFAQLQPGNVVNVKQHDGSEVVLKGTNIILAAGSDSIELPFAKFDGDAIVDNVGALDFTEVPKRLGVIGAGVIGLELGSVWKRLGAEVLILEAMPDFLAAADAEAAKTALKEFKKQGLDIKLGAKVSKAEVKKKGKASEVHVTYADAAGEQNVVFDKLLVAVGRKAASKGLLAEGTGVQLDERGRIVVDEHCHTGVDGVWAVGDCVRGPMLAHKGFEEGIAVAEFIAGLPGHVNFDTIPWVIYTEPEIAWVGKTEEQLKAEGIPYKAGSFPFAAVGRAVAMGEPAGFVKVLAHAETDRVLGMHLVGANVSELVHEGVLTMEFSGSADDLARICHAHPSLSEAVHDAAMAVHKRAIHKAN
- a CDS encoding PilN domain-containing protein; the encoded protein is MDRADKAALRMDHVGCPDLSGTYAFNVPGERGVSYQGSMLLEFAVEDGNRVPAAQVSGLIVQRKAHGLYDWHFLIDDARVMQQLGVIREFDKPRYREWYHLLSDPGRGAYIARNGEAAYARRVAELGPRAEIVRTLRAGSEMVCRDGWVELPRAYGKPIRLTRGEDGSIIGESREISTVGITVWCGDGCKDLPIPTGTFTGSLQWPLYDGLHAWRPDDMRGRYVFQRPIDEIEAETAALEANRIREDARRYASAETIRTRLAPLVPAGTVLDEVVVRNGKVHVRYTAPDAQKDWLLDSVERASGDTRGPGDVVRRGFSSRPEVTEVEFTLTDSPLAAPGTMAARAAARPSPESSPTLAVLSVAPPEPPSAGFADAATIRSRVGALLPAGSRITDVRYGGGNVTIVGEAGSNRSVSDGLRAIAGQGSTPELLQIQAMPGGMVRFEILLRRSALVTE